In Hydrogenoanaerobacterium saccharovorans, a single window of DNA contains:
- a CDS encoding Smr/MutS family protein: MAGCQVINVESGMPTVEVARTRLNQGLRSAKASGCNVAKIIHGYGSSGKGGAIKADVQRTLQQKRASGQVKAYVKGEDFSPFDSSARLIVERCPQMARDIDYNRQNHGVTIVLL, encoded by the coding sequence ATGGCGGGATGTCAGGTTATCAACGTAGAAAGCGGTATGCCCACAGTGGAGGTAGCACGGACAAGGCTGAATCAGGGGCTGCGCAGTGCAAAGGCATCAGGCTGTAATGTGGCAAAGATTATTCATGGCTATGGTTCCAGCGGCAAGGGCGGTGCAATCAAAGCAGATGTGCAGCGTACTTTGCAACAAAAACGTGCTTCGGGGCAGGTAAAAGCCTATGTAAAGGGCGAAGACTTTTCACCGTTCGATTCTTCTGCGCGGCTGATTGTGGAACGTTGCCCGCAAATGGCGCGTGATATAGACTATAACCGGCAAAACCATGGTGTGACGATTGTGTTATTATAG